From a region of the Fibrobacter sp. UWB16 genome:
- a CDS encoding class I SAM-dependent DNA methyltransferase, whose amino-acid sequence MTDIELKNLKDRLWHSADILRAGAHLAANKYGQPILGLIFLRYADILYKQHKDEINAEFEKLKGTRRARTLKEISIEKCGFYLPECAYFDFINDAPDDAKKATLVKRAMKAIEDENEKMEGVLPKDVYAQLVPEEEPDLLSKIVRIFKDIPENISIDLFGEIYEYFLGNFALSEGKDGGTFYTPATVVRYMVEVLQPSGHDKKFLDPACGSGGMFVQAARYMHKHNKSEEDDTMSFRCYGVEKEPDTVKLAKMNLLLNNVRGDITEANSFYSDPYNAFGAFDYVMANPPFNVDEVVVDKVKEDERFSTYGVPRNKSKAGGKKTSDKKETVPNANYLWIGYFATALNENGKAALVMANSASDAGGSELEIRKKMIEEGVISQMVTLPSNMFNSVTLPATLWFFDKQKAGGKKKDEILFIDARNVFTQVDRAHRKFSDEQIKNLAIISRLYEGDTQAFKDLVKEYKENLKNAPVNSDNKEVKIKDYWQAQINWLTERFPDGKYQDVIGLCKVAKIEGEDGIKDQDYSLNAGRYVGVVIEDDGMTAEEFKETMLGLNDDFAKLSAEAKKLEKQIAENMNALF is encoded by the coding sequence ATGACTGATATTGAACTCAAGAATTTGAAAGATCGCCTTTGGCATTCCGCAGACATTCTCCGCGCTGGAGCGCATCTCGCCGCCAATAAATACGGCCAGCCCATTCTGGGCCTAATCTTCCTGCGCTATGCGGATATTCTTTACAAACAGCATAAAGACGAAATCAACGCTGAGTTCGAAAAGCTCAAGGGCACCCGTCGCGCACGCACGCTCAAAGAAATCTCCATCGAAAAGTGCGGTTTCTACTTGCCGGAATGCGCCTACTTCGACTTTATCAACGACGCTCCGGACGACGCCAAGAAAGCGACTCTTGTTAAACGTGCAATGAAAGCCATCGAAGACGAAAACGAAAAGATGGAAGGCGTCCTTCCCAAGGATGTTTACGCGCAACTCGTTCCCGAAGAAGAGCCCGATTTGCTTTCGAAGATTGTCCGCATATTTAAGGACATTCCCGAAAATATCAGCATAGACCTGTTCGGCGAAATCTACGAATACTTCCTGGGCAATTTCGCTTTATCCGAAGGCAAGGACGGCGGAACATTCTACACGCCAGCGACAGTCGTGCGTTACATGGTCGAAGTCCTGCAGCCAAGCGGTCACGACAAGAAATTCCTTGATCCGGCTTGCGGTTCGGGCGGTATGTTCGTGCAGGCGGCCCGTTACATGCACAAGCACAACAAGAGCGAAGAAGATGACACAATGTCTTTCCGTTGCTACGGCGTGGAAAAAGAGCCCGACACGGTCAAACTCGCCAAGATGAATTTGCTCCTGAACAATGTCCGCGGCGACATCACCGAAGCAAACTCTTTCTACAGCGACCCCTACAACGCATTCGGCGCATTCGATTACGTGATGGCAAATCCCCCGTTCAATGTGGACGAAGTTGTTGTCGATAAAGTCAAGGAAGACGAACGTTTCAGCACCTATGGCGTTCCTAGAAACAAATCTAAGGCAGGCGGCAAAAAGACCTCGGACAAGAAAGAAACCGTCCCCAACGCAAACTATCTGTGGATTGGCTACTTTGCGACGGCCCTGAATGAAAACGGTAAGGCAGCTCTTGTCATGGCGAATTCCGCAAGCGATGCCGGCGGCAGCGAACTCGAAATCCGCAAGAAGATGATTGAAGAAGGCGTCATCAGCCAGATGGTCACCCTGCCCTCGAACATGTTCAACTCGGTCACGCTCCCCGCGACGCTCTGGTTCTTCGACAAGCAAAAAGCGGGCGGCAAGAAAAAAGACGAAATCCTTTTCATCGACGCACGAAACGTGTTCACCCAAGTTGACAGGGCGCACCGCAAGTTCAGTGATGAACAAATCAAAAACCTCGCCATCATCAGCCGCCTATACGAAGGCGACACGCAGGCGTTCAAGGACTTGGTCAAGGAATACAAGGAAAACCTCAAGAACGCTCCCGTAAACAGCGACAACAAAGAAGTCAAAATCAAGGATTATTGGCAGGCACAAATCAACTGGCTCACCGAACGGTTCCCGGACGGAAAATACCAAGACGTAATCGGCCTTTGCAAGGTCGCAAAAATCGAAGGAGAAGACGGAATCAAGGACCAGGATTATTCGCTCAACGCGGGCCGATATGTGGGCGTTGTCATTGAAGACGACGGCATGACCGCCGAAGAATTCAAGGAAACGATGCTCGGACTGAATGACGATTTCGCTAAGCTGAGCGCCGAAGCAAAGAAACTGGAAAAACAGATTGCAGAGAACATGAATGCGTTATTTTAG
- a CDS encoding AAA family ATPase, with translation MDEIPIKEKNKVGECDENLFKGLKSRRYFLNDFYFHDQNEKEPRINTHRALDENFFGPHINVQAVVGENGSGKSSLMELIYIAINNFSYMFERGHDNERPGAESLYYVPGLFVRVYFSIGKKIYILESKGLILDLFCRDYSVENCKIVSKAHFVISEHELVSLMTDEGIANLIEDFFYTIVSNYSLQSFIPTNYIHDVYVFESGRDRKIEKEDAVNNVWINSIFHKNDGYIRSIVLNPYRNNGNIDITNELALSKDRVAALFLWAKQKGSIYFKPYTYYNLRIELRQSFLKNKIKKIWKLKGDEEKQFDEKFQSDEMCLKIINWKLAEILKNHFELSKETDYHDYKKRAMLYLQLKIITIVNKYDSFLGYKNVVTLEKKFDKPMIEFNGGIGNLIVALNDKESHVTKKIMRTIWFLKLSNEAVDRIFAKDCLYNGELYFDELSDEWIEECCAKIEQSKKEGRKIDINEMSGPFTEYKKEKIREFTDPVWIDRILPPSLFHYELFLEKEKDVLPFNGLSSGELQLLETISIHSYHIENILSAKREYYINRKKRFHPKYRCVNMIFDEAEMCFHPDFQRQFVSRMLDLIVSMKQNWYESGGCCINIIILTHSPFILSDIPNSNILYLQDGNEIDVDELITFGSNINDLLYHSFFLGTGDKGFVGEFAKSKIKSLSDFFINKKTKLYPNSSATPEWTEKWANSFLETIVGDEMIKNVLRQIKES, from the coding sequence ATGGATGAAATTCCAATTAAAGAAAAAAATAAGGTTGGAGAATGTGATGAAAACTTGTTTAAAGGACTTAAATCAAGAAGATATTTTCTTAATGATTTTTATTTTCATGACCAAAATGAGAAAGAACCTCGTATAAATACGCATAGAGCGCTTGATGAAAATTTTTTTGGACCACATATAAATGTTCAAGCTGTAGTTGGCGAGAATGGAAGTGGTAAAAGTTCTTTGATGGAACTTATTTATATTGCTATAAACAATTTTTCTTACATGTTTGAACGTGGGCATGATAATGAACGCCCTGGTGCCGAATCGCTTTATTATGTTCCAGGCTTATTTGTTAGGGTTTATTTTTCTATTGGAAAGAAAATATATATACTAGAATCGAAAGGTTTGATCCTTGATTTATTCTGTAGAGACTATAGCGTAGAAAATTGCAAAATTGTTTCTAAAGCGCATTTTGTAATTAGTGAACATGAACTAGTTTCGCTAATGACAGATGAAGGAATTGCAAATTTAATTGAAGATTTTTTTTATACAATAGTAAGTAACTATTCTCTACAGTCATTCATTCCGACAAATTATATCCATGATGTTTATGTTTTTGAATCTGGTAGGGATAGAAAAATAGAAAAAGAAGATGCAGTGAATAATGTTTGGATAAATAGTATCTTTCATAAAAATGATGGCTATATTCGATCTATTGTATTAAATCCTTATAGAAATAACGGAAATATTGATATTACAAATGAACTGGCTCTTTCTAAAGATAGGGTTGCGGCATTGTTTCTTTGGGCTAAACAAAAAGGGTCTATTTATTTCAAACCTTATACATACTATAATTTAAGAATAGAGTTAAGACAGTCGTTTTTAAAAAATAAAATAAAGAAAATATGGAAACTAAAAGGTGATGAAGAAAAACAATTTGATGAAAAGTTTCAATCAGATGAAATGTGCTTAAAAATAATTAATTGGAAACTCGCTGAAATACTTAAAAATCATTTCGAGCTTAGTAAGGAAACCGATTATCATGATTATAAAAAAAGAGCAATGCTCTATTTACAGCTTAAAATCATAACGATTGTGAATAAGTATGATTCTTTTTTAGGCTATAAAAATGTTGTGACGTTAGAAAAAAAATTTGATAAACCTATGATTGAATTTAATGGTGGAATTGGAAATTTGATTGTTGCACTGAATGATAAAGAGTCCCATGTTACAAAAAAAATAATGAGAACTATTTGGTTCCTTAAATTGTCTAATGAAGCTGTTGACAGGATTTTTGCTAAAGATTGCTTATACAATGGTGAATTATATTTTGATGAATTATCCGATGAATGGATAGAAGAGTGTTGTGCTAAAATTGAGCAATCAAAAAAAGAAGGGAGGAAAATCGATATTAATGAAATGTCGGGCCCTTTCACGGAATATAAGAAAGAAAAAATTCGAGAGTTTACGGATCCTGTTTGGATTGACCGAATTCTTCCGCCCTCACTTTTTCACTATGAATTATTTCTTGAAAAAGAAAAAGATGTTCTTCCCTTTAATGGTTTAAGTTCTGGAGAACTGCAATTACTGGAAACCATATCCATTCATTCTTATCATATTGAAAATATTCTTTCTGCAAAAAGAGAGTATTATATAAATAGAAAAAAAAGATTCCATCCTAAGTACAGATGCGTTAATATGATTTTTGATGAAGCTGAAATGTGCTTTCATCCAGATTTTCAGCGACAATTTGTATCTCGAATGCTTGATTTGATAGTCTCAATGAAGCAAAATTGGTATGAAAGTGGTGGATGTTGTATAAACATCATCATATTGACTCATTCCCCGTTTATTCTTTCTGATATTCCTAACAGTAATATTTTGTATTTGCAAGATGGAAATGAGATTGATGTCGATGAATTGATTACATTTGGTTCAAATATTAATGATTTGCTGTACCATAGTTTCTTTTTGGGTACTGGAGATAAAGGTTTTGTTGGAGAATTTGCAAAAAGTAAAATAAAGTCTTTAAGTGATTTTTTTATAAATAAAAAGACTAAGTTGTATCCAAATAGTTCTGCAACTCCTGAATGGACTGAAAAATGGGCTAATTCATTTCTTGAAACAATTGTTGGTGATGAAATGATAAAAAATGTGCTACGGCAGATAAAAGAATCGTAA
- a CDS encoding Fic family protein, which translates to MLYIHQFPDWTRFRFDSPKVLQALGQTRLEEGKLIGIMQICGLKDIEAKLLAEDIVANYAIDGYTLDTASTLAEVELKSKGSQNYIKNYLGAIQNASQPLTEERLFNWHSAMGQNKVLKFRESPSEVQTTIDATAPDFAPKTLHFVGPNPERLQSEMENFLSWFESANIDGVIKAAIAHFWFITIRPFADANGRLARAITAMQLARTENTTHCQYALNKQINTHKSEYFKILARTQAASGDLTEWILWFLQMMRDAIKDSEQLFASEISRIQFRSAHANDTFSAREQQLIDEIMAGSLAQPFTAKEAAALFNASHDTALREIQSLMDKGILETNKKGGRSMRYRLKNEREEG; encoded by the coding sequence ATGCTTTACATCCACCAATTCCCAGACTGGACGCGGTTCCGCTTCGATTCTCCCAAGGTGCTCCAAGCGCTTGGGCAGACGCGCCTTGAAGAAGGCAAGCTCATCGGAATCATGCAAATCTGCGGACTCAAGGACATCGAAGCAAAACTCCTCGCCGAAGACATCGTTGCCAATTACGCCATCGACGGCTACACACTGGACACGGCAAGCACACTCGCCGAAGTGGAACTCAAAAGCAAAGGCTCGCAAAACTACATCAAGAACTATCTAGGCGCCATCCAAAACGCCTCGCAGCCACTCACCGAAGAACGCCTTTTCAACTGGCATTCCGCGATGGGTCAGAACAAAGTCTTAAAGTTCCGCGAATCACCCAGCGAAGTGCAAACGACCATTGACGCGACCGCCCCCGATTTCGCTCCCAAGACGCTCCATTTTGTAGGCCCGAATCCGGAACGCCTTCAAAGCGAAATGGAAAACTTTTTATCGTGGTTCGAAAGCGCAAATATAGATGGGGTGATTAAGGCCGCAATTGCACATTTCTGGTTCATCACGATCCGCCCCTTCGCCGACGCAAATGGCAGACTCGCCCGCGCCATCACGGCGATGCAACTCGCCCGCACCGAAAACACGACGCATTGCCAATACGCACTAAACAAACAAATTAACACTCACAAAAGTGAATACTTCAAGATTCTCGCACGCACGCAGGCCGCAAGCGGTGACCTCACCGAATGGATTTTATGGTTCCTGCAAATGATGCGAGACGCCATCAAAGATAGCGAACAGCTTTTCGCCTCTGAAATCAGCCGCATCCAATTCCGCAGCGCCCACGCCAACGACACATTCAGCGCCCGCGAACAGCAGCTCATCGACGAAATCATGGCAGGCAGCCTCGCGCAGCCCTTTACCGCAAAAGAAGCCGCAGCGCTCTTCAACGCAAGCCACGACACCGCCCTCCGCGAAATACAGAGCCTCATGGACAAAGGAATCCTCGAGACCAATAAAAAAGGCGGTCGTAGCATGCGATACAGACTGAAGAATGAGCGAGAGGAAGGGTAA
- a CDS encoding 50S ribosomal protein L11 methyltransferase, whose product MQKIDTWYKAEGNCPDEEYEIASYLLFEAGVATLEELDPVTVGRTEFCFYTGDKAERDRIVAEFPQYNFTVTEEPAKDWDKWWRDRAQPVAVSEHLWVRPPWVEFTPEDPEAVVLELEAKTAFGTGEHETTSSCAALMENIDFKGKTVLDIGTGTGILAMFARRKGASLAVGTEIDPLTIPCIAENFERNGFGESDCVLGFLDAFKDGTKFDVILCNMIRSELWPLRDDIEDLLAEGGELIISGQLVTEKDYILKWFEEAGFKVSVEREKGEWWSVLATNAKGESRDQA is encoded by the coding sequence ATGCAGAAAATTGATACTTGGTACAAGGCTGAGGGCAATTGTCCCGATGAAGAATATGAAATTGCAAGCTACCTGCTTTTCGAGGCGGGTGTTGCGACGCTCGAAGAACTCGACCCGGTGACCGTTGGCCGCACGGAGTTCTGTTTTTACACGGGCGACAAGGCGGAACGTGACCGCATCGTGGCGGAATTTCCGCAGTACAACTTCACGGTGACGGAGGAGCCTGCAAAGGATTGGGACAAGTGGTGGCGTGACCGTGCGCAGCCGGTGGCTGTGAGCGAGCACCTTTGGGTGCGTCCACCTTGGGTGGAGTTCACGCCGGAAGATCCTGAAGCGGTTGTCTTGGAACTTGAGGCAAAGACTGCATTTGGCACGGGCGAACACGAGACGACGAGTAGCTGTGCTGCGCTCATGGAAAATATTGATTTCAAGGGCAAGACGGTTCTCGACATCGGTACGGGTACGGGAATCCTCGCGATGTTTGCTCGTCGCAAGGGCGCAAGCCTTGCTGTGGGTACGGAAATCGACCCGCTCACGATTCCCTGCATTGCGGAAAACTTTGAACGCAATGGTTTTGGTGAAAGTGACTGCGTGCTCGGATTCCTGGATGCGTTTAAGGATGGAACAAAGTTCGACGTGATTCTCTGCAACATGATCCGCAGTGAACTTTGGCCGCTTCGCGACGACATCGAAGACTTGCTCGCCGAAGGCGGCGAACTCATCATCAGCGGTCAGCTTGTCACTGAAAAGGATTACATCCTCAAGTGGTTCGAAGAAGCCGGCTTTAAAGTCTCCGTCGAACGTGAAAAAGGGGAGTGGTGGAGTGTTTTGGCGACAAACGCAAAAGGCGAGAGTCGCGACCAAGCGTAG
- a CDS encoding YgiQ family radical SAM protein, with protein MYDPRFLPICKEDLDELGWDYVDVIIISADAYVDHPCFGHAVVGRLLEHEGLRVAILPQPNWRDDLRDFKKLGKPRLFFAISSGMDSMVNHYTAAKRLRSDDAFTPGNKAGFRPDYATYTYAKILKKLYPDVPLLIGGLESSLRRVTHYDYWSNKLKPSILFDTQADILVYGMGEKPLKEIVRLLKKGVPFSSLNSVPQTAYLAPKGNVPKNSKWEDLRLYSYEECLESKRNQIENCRRVDIECNKWFQHRILQDVAEQTVVINPAYPPLEYGELDESFEYPYAREPHPRYKKRGNIPAFDMIKFSINTHRGCFGGCSFCAINAHQGKFIASRSRESILREVEIVTNMEGFAGTITDLGGPSANMYNMRGRDPSRCQKCARASCLTPKICDNMDTHHKEILELYREVRNHPKVKHLFIGSGVRYDMLLQETDDEELRKDHEEYARELIDYHVSGRLKVAPEHTSDAVLKLMRKPSFTLFHKFKEFFDDECKRIGKKQQLIPYFISSHPGCTEADMAELALETKQLGFQLEQVQDFTPTPMTIATEMFYAEMTPDGKPLFVAKTPEEKANQKQFFFWYIPANRPHLREVLERLKMGKVSRLLLSRTAMAEGKEYFPSKEREQNEDFRNREMQKRDERTNALRPKKEKVKNRWRDEGCEDRNFNEGRESFREQQNPRGFRENREGRFSESRGDRFERNGEGRENWRNENRDRFGENRGFSESRDRFERDGERRGFHRDGREDWRGNRSGDSRDFDRRDNAFDNRRGDNRFDDRRGNQQNAPFREHRNIEDKNRFNSGEINLASRRSHGKGFKKPTFKK; from the coding sequence ATGTACGATCCTCGATTTTTACCCATTTGCAAAGAAGACCTGGACGAACTCGGTTGGGATTACGTTGACGTGATTATCATCAGCGCCGACGCTTACGTGGACCACCCCTGCTTTGGGCATGCGGTTGTCGGGCGACTTTTGGAACATGAGGGTTTGCGCGTTGCGATTTTGCCGCAGCCGAACTGGCGCGATGACTTGCGCGATTTCAAGAAGCTTGGAAAGCCGAGACTTTTCTTTGCGATTTCGAGCGGCATGGATTCCATGGTGAACCACTACACCGCCGCAAAGCGCCTCCGCAGTGACGACGCCTTTACACCGGGGAACAAAGCCGGCTTCCGCCCGGATTATGCGACATACACGTACGCCAAGATTTTAAAGAAGCTCTACCCCGATGTGCCATTGCTCATTGGCGGTCTCGAATCGAGCCTTCGCCGCGTGACGCATTACGACTACTGGAGCAACAAACTCAAGCCGAGCATTCTGTTCGATACGCAGGCCGACATTCTCGTTTACGGCATGGGCGAAAAGCCGCTCAAAGAAATCGTTCGCTTGCTCAAAAAAGGTGTTCCGTTCTCGAGCCTGAATTCCGTTCCGCAAACCGCCTACTTGGCGCCCAAGGGAAATGTCCCGAAGAACAGCAAGTGGGAAGACTTGCGACTCTACAGCTACGAAGAATGTTTGGAAAGCAAGAGGAACCAAATCGAGAACTGCCGCCGGGTGGACATCGAATGTAACAAGTGGTTCCAGCACCGCATTCTGCAAGATGTCGCCGAACAGACCGTGGTGATTAACCCAGCGTACCCGCCGCTCGAATACGGCGAACTCGATGAAAGCTTTGAATATCCCTACGCCCGTGAACCGCACCCGCGTTACAAGAAACGCGGCAACATTCCGGCGTTTGACATGATCAAGTTCAGCATCAACACGCACCGTGGCTGTTTTGGCGGTTGCAGTTTCTGCGCCATCAATGCGCACCAGGGCAAGTTCATCGCAAGCCGTAGCCGCGAAAGCATTCTGCGCGAAGTCGAAATCGTGACGAATATGGAAGGCTTTGCCGGAACGATTACAGACCTTGGCGGGCCCAGTGCGAACATGTACAACATGCGTGGCCGCGATCCGAGCCGTTGCCAAAAGTGCGCCCGTGCAAGCTGCCTCACGCCCAAGATTTGCGACAACATGGACACGCACCACAAAGAAATTTTGGAGCTGTACCGCGAAGTGCGCAACCATCCTAAAGTGAAACACCTGTTCATCGGAAGTGGCGTTCGTTACGACATGCTCTTGCAGGAGACGGATGACGAAGAACTCCGCAAGGACCACGAAGAATACGCCCGCGAACTCATCGACTACCATGTGAGCGGCCGATTGAAAGTGGCGCCGGAACACACAAGCGACGCCGTGCTGAAACTGATGCGCAAGCCGAGCTTTACGCTGTTCCACAAGTTTAAGGAATTCTTTGACGACGAATGCAAACGCATCGGCAAAAAGCAACAGCTGATTCCGTACTTTATCAGTAGCCATCCGGGATGCACCGAAGCCGACATGGCTGAACTCGCACTCGAAACAAAGCAATTGGGTTTCCAGTTGGAACAAGTGCAAGACTTTACGCCAACGCCGATGACCATTGCCACCGAGATGTTCTACGCCGAAATGACGCCGGACGGAAAACCGCTCTTTGTCGCCAAAACGCCCGAAGAAAAAGCAAACCAGAAGCAGTTCTTCTTCTGGTACATTCCTGCAAACCGCCCGCACTTGCGAGAAGTTTTGGAACGCCTCAAGATGGGTAAGGTCAGCCGTTTGTTGCTAAGCCGTACTGCAATGGCGGAGGGCAAGGAATACTTCCCGAGCAAGGAACGCGAGCAGAACGAAGACTTCCGCAACCGCGAAATGCAAAAGCGCGACGAACGCACGAATGCGTTGCGCCCCAAAAAAGAGAAAGTCAAGAATCGTTGGCGAGATGAAGGGTGCGAAGATCGTAACTTTAATGAAGGTCGCGAATCGTTTAGGGAGCAGCAGAACCCGCGCGGGTTCCGCGAGAATCGCGAAGGTCGCTTTAGTGAAAGTCGCGGAGACCGTTTTGAACGTAATGGAGAAGGTCGCGAGAATTGGCGAAACGAGAATCGCGACCGCTTTGGCGAGAATCGTGGATTCAGCGAGAGTCGCGACCGTTTTGAACGCGATGGAGAACGTCGCGGATTCCATAGGGATGGCCGCGAAGATTGGAGAGGTAATCGCAGTGGAGACAGCCGCGACTTTGACCGCCGTGACAACGCATTCGATAACCGCCGCGGAGACAATCGCTTTGATGATCGTCGCGGGAACCAGCAGAATGCGCCGTTCCGCGAACACCGTAATATCGAAGACAAGAACCGCTTCAACAGCGGTGAGATAAACCTCGCCAGCCGCCGTTCACACGGTAAGGGATTTAAGAAGCCAACGTTTAAGAAGTAG
- a CDS encoding FISUMP domain-containing protein yields MHRIWIYVMAFIGGIVAACSNDVTGAHDENNSSSDTDIVIIELSSSSKSSSSTFFHSNKTDIFFFIKSSSSTEPSSSSKEKSPSSSSKTAKSSSSSKEISSSSEPPESSSSANKPKSSASLRFYDCDKYDCVTLDYLNPEISYGELLDKRDNKVYRTLFISNHIWTAQNMNYAVETDPSTSWCYNKKSENCKKYGRLYTWEAAQKACPEGWHLPTVDDWKELLEEQSCHTERLDDGTWAYDCAGTKLKATDSWDSKEEERENALGFSVTGAGILFDEIDVGLNEATFFWSATDTLSLYAFAALFQDNENTTLLGATEKENGYSVRCIKGKAE; encoded by the coding sequence ATGCATAGAATTTGGATTTACGTCATGGCATTTATCGGGGGGATCGTCGCTGCATGCAGTAACGACGTCACCGGAGCACATGACGAAAACAATTCTTCAAGCGATACCGACATCGTTATCATAGAACTGTCATCCTCTAGCAAAAGCTCTTCGAGTACTTTTTTCCATTCGAACAAGACCGACATTTTCTTTTTCATCAAAAGTTCATCATCGACAGAGCCATCGTCTTCAAGCAAAGAAAAAAGTCCGTCAAGCAGTTCCAAGACGGCCAAGTCCTCATCCAGTTCCAAGGAAATTTCCTCTAGCTCAGAACCGCCCGAATCTAGTTCGAGCGCAAACAAGCCCAAATCGAGCGCATCACTCCGTTTTTACGACTGCGACAAATACGACTGCGTCACGTTGGACTATCTAAATCCAGAAATCTCTTACGGCGAACTTTTGGATAAACGAGACAACAAAGTCTACCGCACTCTCTTTATCAGCAATCACATCTGGACGGCGCAGAACATGAACTACGCCGTAGAAACAGACCCGTCAACAAGCTGGTGCTACAACAAGAAATCTGAAAACTGTAAAAAATACGGAAGGCTCTACACTTGGGAAGCTGCACAGAAAGCTTGTCCGGAAGGCTGGCACTTGCCCACAGTCGATGATTGGAAAGAACTCCTTGAAGAGCAATCCTGCCACACAGAACGTTTAGATGATGGCACCTGGGCTTACGATTGCGCAGGCACAAAATTAAAAGCGACGGATTCCTGGGATAGCAAAGAAGAGGAGAGAGAAAACGCCCTTGGTTTTTCTGTCACTGGTGCAGGCATACTCTTCGACGAGATCGACGTCGGCCTCAATGAAGCTACATTTTTCTGGTCTGCAACGGACACGCTCTCGTTATACGCCTTTGCCGCCTTATTCCAAGACAACGAAAACACAACACTCCTTGGTGCAACCGAAAAAGAGAACGGGTATTCCGTCCGTTGCATCAAAGGGAAAGCGGAATAA
- a CDS encoding epoxyqueuosine reductase QueH, whose protein sequence is MPPRNKSGVTEVGHDKGHPKHNYQRDLDFIIRRLERTGEVPTLLLHACCAPCSSYTIEYLSQYFKITLFYYNPNIAPAEEYQHRVNEIKRFVAEFKTKYPVTLVEGEYDPKKFYDVARGLEKEPEGGKRCRKCFELRLAESAKLAKELNCDYFTTTLTISPMKDAQVLNEVVQEQCDIYGIKRLPSDFKKKGGYKRSIQLSHEYNLYRQNFCGCVYSMREAEERELKKERDI, encoded by the coding sequence ATGCCCCCCCGGAATAAATCCGGGGTGACAGAAGTCGGGCATGACAAAGGCCATCCCAAGCATAATTACCAGCGCGACCTGGATTTCATCATTCGCAGGCTTGAGCGCACGGGCGAAGTGCCGACGCTTTTGCTGCACGCTTGTTGCGCGCCATGTAGCAGCTACACAATTGAATACCTTTCGCAGTATTTCAAGATCACACTTTTCTATTACAACCCGAACATCGCGCCCGCCGAAGAATACCAGCATCGCGTGAACGAAATCAAACGTTTTGTCGCGGAGTTCAAGACAAAGTACCCAGTTACGCTCGTCGAAGGCGAGTACGACCCGAAAAAATTTTACGATGTCGCCCGCGGTCTCGAAAAAGAACCCGAAGGGGGCAAGCGCTGCCGCAAATGCTTTGAGCTCCGCCTTGCCGAATCAGCGAAACTTGCCAAGGAACTGAACTGCGACTACTTCACGACGACGCTCACCATCAGCCCGATGAAGGACGCCCAGGTCCTCAACGAGGTCGTGCAGGAACAGTGCGACATCTACGGCATCAAGCGCCTTCCGAGCGATTTCAAGAAGAAGGGCGGCTACAAGCGCTCCATCCAATTGTCTCACGAATACAACCTTTACCGCCAGAATTTCTGCGGGTGCGTCTACTCTATGCGAGAAGCGGAGGAACGCGAATTGAAGAAAGAGCGTGACATTTAG
- the rsmG gene encoding 16S rRNA (guanine(527)-N(7))-methyltransferase RsmG, with product MANSSWSKNSKPRGGASALGKDFIPHMKAPRTEFPLFNGKRVTPSLAGLDKLLHYYGVELQEPTLKQIWEFHQLLRANNDDQDLTRLNAFETMVERHYADCTLINAYVPKWPARMIDVGSGAGFPGIPLKIVNPSIRLTLCEPRPNRINFLNMVIEKMGLKGIDVFGHKVTSRSMTIPVDGVISRAFELMEKTLPRIANSLKVGGRVFFMKGPAVADELKTFYPEDFGYKFVGKHFYTIPNSTQDRALIILERVE from the coding sequence ATGGCAAATTCATCTTGGTCAAAAAATTCTAAACCCCGTGGTGGCGCCAGTGCGCTTGGCAAGGACTTTATTCCTCACATGAAGGCTCCTCGCACCGAGTTTCCGCTGTTTAACGGAAAGCGCGTGACGCCCTCGCTTGCTGGGCTCGACAAGCTGTTGCATTACTACGGTGTGGAACTCCAGGAACCGACGCTCAAGCAGATTTGGGAATTCCATCAGTTGCTCCGTGCAAACAACGATGACCAGGATTTGACTCGCCTCAATGCTTTTGAAACGATGGTGGAACGCCATTATGCCGACTGCACGCTCATCAATGCTTACGTGCCAAAGTGGCCTGCCCGCATGATAGACGTCGGTAGCGGTGCCGGTTTCCCGGGAATACCGCTCAAGATTGTAAATCCGTCCATTCGCCTTACGTTGTGCGAACCGCGCCCGAACCGCATCAACTTCCTCAACATGGTCATCGAAAAGATGGGCCTCAAGGGAATTGACGTGTTCGGTCATAAGGTCACGAGCCGCAGCATGACGATCCCTGTCGATGGCGTGATTAGCCGCGCGTTCGAACTCATGGAAAAGACGCTCCCGCGTATCGCAAATTCCCTCAAGGTTGGTGGTCGCGTGTTCTTCATGAAGGGCCCTGCCGTAGCGGACGAACTCAAGACGTTTTATCCAGAAGATTTCGGCTACAAGTTTGTCGGGAAGCATTTCTATACCATCCCGAACAGCACTCAGGACCGCGCGCTGATTATCCTCGAACGCGTGGAATAG